In a genomic window of Candidatus Methylomirabilota bacterium:
- the serS gene encoding serine--tRNA ligase: MLDLKLIREHPDLIRAKLAQRGGAYDLDNLLKLDAERRRLVTEVERLRREKKSISERVRDLKGDERAGGEAQEMMAKSREISSALKEGEDRLQALEHELEHLLLLVPNLPHDSVPAGQTPEDNVEVRLWGTPRTFDFEPRPHWEIGEELGILDLARAARIAGARFPLLQGDGALMERALINFMVDLHVREHGYTEVVPPLMVNEDSMTGTGQLPKFAQELFRMADDPYYLIPTAEVSVTNIHREEILGPGNLPRNYVAFTPCFRREAGSYGKDTRGIIRQHQFNKVELVKFSEGAKSYEALEQLTRDAEEVLKRLGIPHRVVTLCAGDLGFAAAKTYDIEGWFPSQQVYREISSCSNFEDFQARRAAIRYRPAPGAKVEFAHTLNGSGVAIGRTWAAILENYQEADGSVTIPEALRPYMGGLKKIEPH, translated from the coding sequence ATGCTGGACCTCAAGCTCATTCGCGAACACCCCGACCTCATCCGGGCAAAGCTGGCGCAGCGAGGCGGGGCGTACGATTTGGACAATCTGCTGAAGCTGGACGCCGAGCGGCGGCGGCTGGTGACCGAAGTCGAGCGCCTCCGGCGTGAGAAGAAATCAATTTCCGAACGGGTACGCGACCTGAAGGGCGACGAGCGGGCTGGCGGCGAGGCCCAGGAGATGATGGCCAAGAGCCGGGAAATCTCGAGCGCCCTCAAGGAGGGCGAGGATCGTCTGCAGGCCCTCGAACATGAACTAGAACACCTACTGCTTCTGGTCCCGAACCTCCCCCACGACTCAGTCCCGGCTGGGCAGACCCCAGAAGACAACGTTGAGGTCCGCCTCTGGGGGACGCCCCGGACGTTCGATTTTGAGCCGAGGCCCCACTGGGAGATCGGAGAGGAATTAGGGATCCTGGATCTTGCCCGGGCCGCTCGGATCGCGGGAGCCCGCTTTCCCCTCCTGCAGGGAGACGGGGCCCTCATGGAGCGGGCCCTCATCAACTTCATGGTCGATCTGCACGTGCGGGAGCACGGCTACACCGAGGTGGTCCCGCCCCTCATGGTCAATGAAGACAGCATGACCGGAACCGGACAGCTGCCCAAGTTCGCCCAGGAGCTGTTCAGGATGGCAGACGACCCTTACTATCTCATTCCCACCGCAGAGGTTTCAGTTACCAACATCCATCGGGAAGAGATCCTCGGGCCCGGAAACCTCCCGCGGAATTATGTCGCGTTCACCCCCTGCTTCCGCCGCGAGGCGGGCTCATATGGGAAGGACACGCGCGGGATTATCCGCCAGCACCAGTTCAACAAAGTCGAGCTGGTGAAGTTTTCCGAGGGGGCGAAGTCGTACGAGGCATTAGAGCAGCTGACCCGCGATGCCGAAGAGGTCTTGAAACGGCTGGGCATTCCCCACCGCGTGGTGACACTCTGCGCGGGCGATTTGGGCTTTGCGGCTGCCAAGACATATGACATCGAGGGCTGGTTTCCCAGCCAGCAGGTGTACCGCGAGATCTCTTCCTGCAGCAATTTCGAGGACTTTCAAGCGCGACGGGCCGCCATTCGGTACCGCCCCGCGCCCGGGGCCAAGGTCGAGTTTGCCCACACCCTCAATGGCTCTGGCGTCGCCATCGGCCGGACCTGGGCCGCCATTCTCGAGAACTATCAAGAAGCCGATGGCAGCGTGACCATCCCCGAAGCGCTCAGGCCCTATATGGGAGGCCTGAAAAAGATCGAACCTCACTAG
- a CDS encoding 4-oxalocrotonate tautomerase, giving the protein MVSVEGENMRQVTWVVIDEVKRGDWGIGGKGLTTQDVKELAAG; this is encoded by the coding sequence ATGGTCTCTGTCGAGGGTGAGAACATGCGTCAGGTCACCTGGGTCGTGATCGACGAGGTGAAGCGCGGCGATTGGGGGATCGGTGGAAAGGGATTGACTACCCAGGATGTCAAGGAGCTCGCGGCAGGGTAA
- a CDS encoding cold shock domain-containing protein, producing MAYTGTVKWFNDAKGYGFIERPDGDDVFVHYSAIEGGGFKTLSEGDSLEFDVVEGPKGKQAANVIKR from the coding sequence ATGGCATACACTGGCACCGTGAAGTGGTTCAACGACGCCAAGGGCTACGGATTCATCGAGCGACCAGACGGCGACGATGTTTTTGTGCACTATTCGGCGATCGAAGGCGGCGGATTCAAGACCCTGTCCGAGGGGGACTCGCTTGAGTTCGATGTCGTGGAAGGACCAAAGGGCAAGCAGGCGGCCAACGTCATCAAGCGATAG
- a CDS encoding hemolysin III family protein, whose protein sequence is MGRAGYRVVIEAPARRERTQSLGEEIANSVSHGVGLLAAVAAAPVLVLAALQRGGVSGILGVSVFAATMVVLYLASTLYHALPKNRAKRVFQVLDHGAIYLLIAGTYTPFTLGVLRGPWGWTLFVLVWSLAVAGIVLKAVGGIRYPVISTCVYLAMGWLVLIAVKPLVLRVPPWGLFWLLAGGIAYTGGVVFFAAKRVPYSHFVWHLFVMAGTACHFIAVLWYAA, encoded by the coding sequence ATGGGCCGCGCAGGATATAGAGTCGTGATCGAGGCGCCCGCACGGCGAGAACGCACGCAGTCGCTCGGGGAAGAAATCGCGAACAGCGTCAGCCATGGTGTCGGCTTGCTGGCGGCAGTGGCTGCTGCCCCAGTTCTCGTCCTTGCCGCACTTCAGCGTGGCGGCGTATCGGGAATTCTGGGCGTGAGCGTCTTTGCGGCGACGATGGTGGTGCTGTACCTCGCATCCACGCTGTACCACGCGTTGCCAAAGAATCGGGCCAAGCGGGTATTCCAGGTTCTCGATCACGGAGCGATCTACCTCTTGATCGCGGGCACGTACACGCCGTTCACGCTTGGCGTGCTCCGCGGCCCGTGGGGCTGGACGCTGTTCGTGCTCGTGTGGAGTCTGGCCGTTGCTGGTATCGTCCTCAAGGCTGTCGGCGGGATACGGTACCCGGTCATTTCGACATGCGTGTATCTCGCCATGGGGTGGCTCGTCCTCATCGCGGTAAAGCCATTGGTGCTCCGTGTGCCACCGTGGGGTCTGTTCTGGCTCCTTGCAGGCGGCATCGCGTACACGGGGGGTGTAGTGTTTTTCGCCGCGAAGCGGGTCCCCTACAGCCATTTCGTCTGGCACCTGTTCGTTATGGCAGGCACCGCATGTCACTTCATCGCGGTGCTGTGGTACGCGGCCTAA